The following proteins come from a genomic window of Anguilla rostrata isolate EN2019 chromosome 17, ASM1855537v3, whole genome shotgun sequence:
- the zgc:195001 gene encoding stonustoxin subunit beta, translated as MPEPKKTGRKSKSGASAAEKLPVYEPNIPEPTTRADLLKYWLPLCLDDRTAQKMLWISEGGSKVTRKEDESVCPYPNRPERFDHSPQVLCKEGLWGIRGYWEVEFSGWVVIGAMYEGVGRKAQDGPCGLGENEGSWGVGWAGTCYQAWHNSENVDVEAPLTPVIGVYLDQPAGVLSFFAVTGEEEAQKEAKLLHRYKASFKERLLPGFWVGTNSHCWIRKKAE; from the exons ATGCCCGAGCCTAAGAAAACAG GAAGGAAATCAAAATCTGGAGCTTCTGCAGCAG AGAAGCTTCCGGTCTATGAGCCGAATATTCCTGAGCCCACCACCCGAGCGGATCTTCTGAAAT aCTGGCTTCCTCTCTGCCTGGATGACAGGACAGCTCAGAAGATGCTGTGGATTTCAGAAGGGGGCAGCAAGGTGACGCGTAAGGAAGACGAGTCCGTGTGCCCGTACCCCAACAGGCCCGAGCGTTTCGACCACTCGCCACAG gTGCTGTGCAAGGAGGGCCTCTGGGGCATCCGGGGCTACTGGGAAGTGGAGTTTTCGGGCTGGGTGGTGATCGGGGCCATGTACGAGGGTGTGGGGCGCAAGGCCCAGGATGGGCCGTGCGGCCTGGGGGAGAACGAGGGCTcctggggggtgggctgggcgGGGACCTGCTACCAGGCCTGGCACAACAGCGAGAACGTGGACGTGGAGGCGCCGCTCACCCCCGTCATCGGGGTGTACCTGGACCAGCCCGCCGGCGTCCTCAGCTTCTTCGCCGTgacgggggaggaggaggcgcagaaGGAGGCCAAGCTGCTCCACAGGTACAAGGCCTCCTTCAAGGAGCGCCTCCTCCCGGGCTTCTGGGTGGGGACCAACTCCCACTGCTGGATCCGGAAGAAAGCAgagtga